Below is a genomic region from Chloroflexi bacterium ADurb.Bin180.
GGGTGGAATACCAACTCCTTCCTAAAGCTCGTTGGGGGCATGCACCGGGGAAGGCCGAACGAGCAGGATCTGGCGAGGGCGCGTGAGTTCGCGGCCGAGATGAGACGGAAGGCAGGGCAGCGAGTCAGTTCTCGCTGACCCCGGAAGGGGCCCACGGAATCGGCTCTCTGGTGCATCATCAGAAGGGGAGAGACATAGTGGAGTCAGCCACGGGATTGCGCTCTCTGGTGGTGGTCTATTCGTACCATCATCACAATACAGAGAAGGTAGCTAGGGCGATGGCCGAGGTGCTCGGGGCGGAGGTCAAGGCGCCGAAGGACGTACGGCCGGAGGACCTGGCACAGTACGACCTGGTAGGCCTGGGCTCGGGCATCTACGGCGGGCTGATGCACAAGGACCTGCTGGCGCTGGTCAATGCGGCGCCTCAGACCAGCGGCAAGAGGGCCTTTTTGTTCTCGACCATGGGCGCGCCGGCGGGGGCCAAGGATCGGCAGGAGCTGGTCACCAAGCGCCACGCCCCTCTGAGGGCTGCGGTGGAGGCCAAAGGCTACCAGGTGCTGGGCGAGTTCGACAGCCCCGGCTGGCTGACGCTGGCCTTCCTGGCGCTGTTCGGCGGCATCAACCGGGGACGGCCGAACGAGGCCGACCTGGCGTCGGCGCGAGAGTTCGCGCTGGAGATGAAGGGCAAAGCGGCGGGTTGAGCCAACCGACCACGGGGTCCGAGCTGATCCGGCGCATTCTCTGGCTGTGGCTGGCGTTTGTGCGGTCACAGGTGGTGCTGATGGCCGTGGTGGGCGGGCTGACCTGGGTAGGGCTCACCGCGCTGGGGGTGCGCTGGGCGCTGCTGCTGGCGCTCGTGGCCGGGCTGCTGGAGATCGTGCCGAACCT
It encodes:
- a CDS encoding flavodoxin, giving the protein MESATGLRSLVVVYSYHHHNTEKVARAMAEVLGAEVKAPKDVRPEDLAQYDLVGLGSGIYGGLMHKDLLALVNAAPQTSGKRAFLFSTMGAPAGAKDRQELVTKRHAPLRAAVEAKGYQVLGEFDSPGWLTLAFLALFGGINRGRPNEADLASAREFALEMKGKAAG